TCAGTAAACCACGTCCGTTTTTCAGGCATGTACACTAGAATGTGAAGGAAAGCTGCCTTCTGCCAAAGCCTGGGAGACCTGCAAGGAGCTCCTGCAACTGGCAAAGCTGGATCTTTCTGAGGATGGCAACATTGCTCCAGGAGACAAGAAAGAGCTGGATGAGAACCATTTGCTTGCAAAGAAGTATGGAGGCTTCATGAAAAGATACGGGGGGTTCATGAAGAAAATGGATGAGCTCTATCGGGTAGAACCGGAGGATGAAGCTAACAGAGGAGAAATGCTGGCTAAGAGGTATGGAGGGTTTATGAAGAAAGACTCAGATGACGATGCCTTTGCTAATTCCTCTGATCTGCTGAAGGAGCTTCTAGGAACAGGGGATAACCCAGAAGCGGGGCATTACCGAGAGATAAATGAAAACGACGGGGATGTCAGCAAAAGATATGGAGGCTTCATGAGGAGCATAAAGCGCAGCCCCGAATTGGAAGATGAAGCCAAAGAGCTGCAAAAGAGATACGGTGGTTTCATGAGAAGAGTGGGCAGGCCAGAATGGTGGCTGGATTACCAGAAACGATATGGTGGGTTTCTTAAGCGCTTCGCCGACTCCATTCTCCCTTCAGAAGAAGATGGGGAAACTTATTCCAAAGAGGTcccagagatggaaaagagatATGGTGGATTTATGAGATTTTAATACCTTTCCCTTTATCCCTTTTGTCCTAAATGAGAAAGACTGCCTTATTGGTCATAACTTATTGTAATGTGTTGCTTGTACTGTACAGTTTTTTACTGTCCTTGGTTAATTATGCAACCTGCGGTCTGTTTCAGGTTCTGTGTTATTTCAAGTCAAGTAACTAATTTCTGTTTTAGTCAAGTTTCAGTCTGTATTGTAGTTTCCATGCTAGAACTATTTTGATTACTgtatccattttctttaaagaggaaGTACATCTAGAGTTGCTTAACTGTATATACAATAAATTCTTCATCCTAACTGCATCAATTctgaaatgctatttattttctcagtcatTTAATCAAACATCATCTCAGTTTCTTTAAGCAATCAGAGTAATGCCAACCTCTTTTCTGTAATTACAGAATTTGTACTGCACACACAATAGCTGAAACAAATTTTTGTCTTtagttttctcagtttcttaGAGTACTAGAATAACAAATATACTCTAGAGCGGATATAACCGTATTTGCTCTAACTGCTCTCATTTTAACCAGTAGGCAGAATCAATGTTTAAAGCCTAAATTTATAATTCATAGTGTTCAGCcaattcacatgaaaaaaaaaaatcagaagcatgTTTGACTTAAAGCGCTAAAAACATTTCTCCAGTGCACAACACAATGCCACGTTTGATTAGTTACACCTTTTATATCCATCCAATATAGGATTGTACAGTTGGCCTTAGAGTTATAAATACTAACTAAAAAAACAGTAAGTCAGTGCAAAATTAACATGACCCAAAACTGCATAAAAAACTTCAAAATCCTATGTTTGTACGTGGTACAAACATCTAACTGGGATCTATGCATGCAACCCAAAACAGGAGTTAGGGCAAGCAAAGTGGAGGAGTAAGTCTCTTCCAAGGTTGAACAGGCAGGTGGCAATGCACAGGGAAGGGGGATGCGACTTTCATTCTCTGAATAAAATAGCAAAGCTGAACAGTCCTCATGCCTTCCATTATAACTGAAAACCTCTCCAGTCAGACACTTTCTTGCTTTAATAATTATCATTTAAAAGAGGcaaaattagaataaaatctaatttcttCTGTTGTCTTGGAATTTCTTAACTTACGACTTTCGGTTATGCCATCACTTAGGGGCTCTCTAACACTAAAGTGTTCTATCATTCTCAGTAATTAACATTTCAGATGAAATCAGCTCAAAATGTGCCAGTGAATCAAGCAAGGTTTCCTGAAGTCCACTCTACTACATCACAAATCAAAACTAAGTTTGAAGATAGGGTCTACTGGGCTGACAGGTGAAAAAGGGCATCTCACTCTTGGTCCAAGTTCTGAAAGGGTCCCCTAATTTTCCTCTTACAATATATTCCTAGGACTGTCACTTCATTGGAAGATTATTGAAACAGCGGTATTGCTTTatataaacaaaagcagaaaggaggaaagcctgatgtctggaaagaaaattaattgcaagtgtattctgaaggaagaaatgtcATCCTGAGACCAAAACCCAGATTCTACATTTCCTTTCCCTGGCTTTTATCATTGCCTTGGCATTTTTACATGGTGATCAATATTCCAGAGTATGATCAAATATAGATAGTATCGCTGGTCTGAATACTGAGTAAGTATAACAAAAACTGAATATGAACAATGAATAGTGGAAGGGTCTAGACCAGTCAAAGAGACTAATGCCTCTGCCTgaggaacagaaggaagaaaaagagtcTAGTTGAGGTTGAGGCAAGGATGAGCTGGGCCTTTTAATAGGAACTGcttggaggaaggaagaaaaaaaaaaaaaggattcccTGAACCAAATGGAGTTCACATACGGGAGCAGATcatgagggagagagaagctgaTGAACACAATGATTTCTGAATACCAAACTGCATGCAGCTGGAGCTTTGCCTGAAAACCTAAGCTTAAATCTTGGGATAATGAGGAAAGGTCATAGTGCCATTCCCACATCTCAGATGAACTTGGCATATTCTATGAGCTGAAATATGCAGAGCATAACTTTGAATttcctgggggtttttttctggtaaatGAATATGTAGTATGATatacaataaatataaataactacaaaattattattacaataattattttgtaattatttctaaataattataataatttactTTAGAATTGTTTATAACCATATCATAAATACAAGTAACTATGACATCGATGTTGTTAGCTGTTTCAGATAATGTTTCCCAAGATAGAATCTTTATAAGAACAGAAACATGTTCTAATTTAATATACTGAAATAAGTATTATTAAACTGTGTTCAACATAGACTCTAAATATGCACTGGctcattttaattctgaagGGAACTTAATTAACAGGAACCAAAGTTTTCAATGCATGGTGTATAAGGGCCTCTCTGTCATTAAGGATGGGTTTGGAGGCCTACGTATAAGGCAAAATGACAAATTCATAGCACAGCTCCACAGTTCATGCATATATCTGACTGCCACAGAAAGTTTTCTTTACAGCCTTCTTCCTCAAGCACTACAGAGCTCAGCTGGACGCAAACAGCAAGATTCCTTCTTGTGCCAAAAGGAGCATCCCAGAATTTGCAACTTAAAAGGCAAATGAATGGTTAAGTTCCCTGACCCTAGGTTGCTTCGAGAATGAAGAAATTCCTAGCACGGGTTAGCTGGCCCTGAAAcccattttatttacagtaatgTTCTGGGACAACCCCAAGGAGCATACCACACTTCTGGCCTTTTAAAACACTGACGTGAGATCTAAAAAGTCACACAGAGAACAGTGAAACCACTTCCCTATCAGAGTCTTAAAACTGTCATGCTTCTCTTCAGTTCTCACCAAGATGGGGGATTCAAGCATCACCAAAGAGATCCCTCTACCTGACTAAGCATTGCAGTCTGGTGTCTTTCTCCAAGAGCAGCCACTTTGGCAGTGCACAGACTTCATCTTTTCCACTTCCTACCACCTCTTGGAGAAATCCCTTTGTCAGCTTCCACTCACAGCCTTGGCTGTAATTTCACCACTCACAACACTGAGGTTTGCTTTCTAACTCAAACTGTGAAAGACAATTGTATACCTCTAATTGGAGAATGACTGAGACCTCCAGTCCTAACTATGGAGGTTAGGTGgtatttttaggttttctgcttttaatattttgatcATAATCCTTTGCTTCCCACAGGATTAAAAATAGTTATACATATCAACAGGAATGCACTGATTAACACATCATATCTGTATCATAACTGTATGTCATAACTAATATTGCAATATCATTGCAATATATTGCAATATCATAACTAATATTGCAGTTATAGACCACTACTCCACCCACCTGATAAGGGTAGGGAGCTATCATGAACATAGCTGTAAGCAACCAACAGGGTAGCAAAGCCAGCTGTAAATCATTAATCCGAGCATTCAATTACTAATCCCATCAGCCtcatttaaagcatttaaactgACAGTTGCATATCCAATTAACTGTCGCTACAGAAAACGAAAATGCTTAGAGGTATTTGACAGACAAATCTTTACTGGCCCAGCAGGGATTTAGACTTAATTTGTTTAATTAGATTGTGACTTTACCTAAATTGAGCATTTACTGTAATCCTTGCTGAAACCATGGAATGAAATCTCTCAAGGTTAAACAGTCATCACAAAAGCACATCACTCTGCTAAATAATTAGTTAAAagcactgcactgcactgctTCCTCAAGGAGAAGGCTGGCATATCCTTGTACGCAGATTACGAGTGCTAAACCTTTCCACAGCTATCCATGTCTGTAGGTCTACAAGGGCATACGTGACCTTTGCCTCTTGCCTTTCTGCCATTACCCCCTTTCTTGCCAGTCTTCTCCAGCCCAAC
Above is a genomic segment from Ciconia boyciana chromosome 2, ASM3463844v1, whole genome shotgun sequence containing:
- the PENK gene encoding proenkephalin-A, coding for MALLLRLGCSLLALSTCLLPRARADCGRDCTACAYRLGPRAAIHPLACTLECEGKLPSAKAWETCKELLQLAKLDLSEDGNIAPGDKKELDENHLLAKKYGGFMKRYGGFMKKMDELYRVEPEDEANRGEMLAKRYGGFMKKDSDDDAFANSSDLLKELLGTGDNPEAGHYREINENDGDVSKRYGGFMRSIKRSPELEDEAKELQKRYGGFMRRVGRPEWWLDYQKRYGGFLKRFADSILPSEEDGETYSKEVPEMEKRYGGFMRF